A stretch of DNA from Sandaracinaceae bacterium:
GGGCTCCGCGCGGCAGCCGTAGCTGACGGTGGGGTCCGCCTGCAGCCGCTGACGCGGCAAGAACGTGGTCGAACGCAATCGGTTCAGAAAGACGCCGGCGATGATGGGCCGCTCGTCGTGGACGGCCGCCTCGCGCTCGACGACGGAAGCCAACGTCAGCACCTCGTGCATGCCGAAGCCCAGGTCCCGCCTGAGCTCGGCCAGACGGGCTCCGTACCTCCGCTCGAGCGGCGCGGTGCGCCTGCGGTAGCTGCGGACCATGCGGCCGATCATCTGCGTCGGCGTCCGGTCGTCGCGGAGCGTGTAGGTGTCGGGGAACAGGTAACCCTCCGCACTGCCCCCTGGGATGTCGAACTGACGCAGCACCGTGGGGTCCACCGTGGCGGACAGAAACGCGTCGGCGCGCACCAGCCCGAAGTGCTCGAGCCTCTCCGCGACGTCGAAGCGCGTGAACCCCTCTGGGATGGTCACGTTGATGCTGCGTGGCCCCAGGCCCCGCGCGACGCGACGCGCGACTTCGGCCGGCGGCAGGTCGTCCGCCAGAGCGATGCGTTGATCCGTGCGTAACGTGTGGTGCGCGCCGAGCAGTCGAAGATACAGGGAGAACAGCCACGCGTCGTGAACGACCCCTTCGGCTTCAAGCTGCTC
This window harbors:
- the mltG gene encoding endolytic transglycosylase MltG; this encodes MSPRVRLLTWLTAALLAVAVAGLVYVLVVYPREPGPGRGRAVVVAIELDTSARELAEQLEAEGVVHDAWLFSLYLRLLGAHHTLRTDQRIALADDLPPAEVARRVARGLGPRSINVTIPEGFTRFDVAERLEHFGLVRADAFLSATVDPTVLRQFDIPGGSAEGYLFPDTYTLRDDRTPTQMIGRMVRSYRRRTAPLERRYGARLAELRRDLGFGMHEVLTLASVVEREAAVHDERPIIAGVFLNRLRSTTFLPRQRLQADPTVSYGCRAEPERAPSCAGFRGRITRAMLQDPANRYNSYRHPGIPPTPICNPGIAAIEAVLAPTQHDYLYFVARGGRRHHFSATLERHNEAVDDYLRSNE